The following coding sequences lie in one Streptomyces venezuelae genomic window:
- the metK gene encoding methionine adenosyltransferase: MSRRLFTSESVTEGHPDKIADQISDTILDALLREDPTSRVAVETLITTGLVHVAGEVTTKAYAPIAQLVRDKILEIGYDSSKKGFDGASCGVSVSIGSQSPDIAQGVDTAYEKRVEGDEDELDKQGAGDQGLMFGYACDETPELMPLPIHLAHRLSRRLSEVRKNGTIPYLRPDGKTQVTIEYDGDKAVRLDTVVVSSQHASDIDLDSLLAPDIREFVVEPELKALLEDGIKLETEGYRLLVNPTGRFEIGGPMGDAGLTGRKIIIDTYGGMARHGGGAFSGKDPSKVDRSAAYAMRWVAKNVVAAGLASRCEVQVAYAIGKAEPVGLFVETFGTATIDTDKIETAISEVFDLRPAAIIRDLDLLRPIYSQTAAYGHFGRAIPDFTWERTDRVEALRKAAGL; encoded by the coding sequence GTGTCCCGGCGCCTCTTCACCTCGGAGTCTGTGACCGAGGGTCACCCCGACAAGATCGCTGACCAGATCAGCGACACCATTCTCGACGCGCTTCTGCGGGAGGACCCGACCTCCCGGGTCGCCGTGGAGACGCTGATCACCACGGGCCTCGTCCACGTGGCCGGCGAGGTCACGACGAAGGCGTACGCGCCGATCGCGCAGCTCGTGCGCGACAAGATCCTCGAGATCGGTTACGACTCCTCGAAGAAGGGCTTCGACGGCGCCTCCTGTGGCGTCTCGGTGTCCATCGGCTCGCAGTCCCCCGACATCGCGCAGGGCGTCGACACGGCGTACGAGAAGCGTGTCGAGGGCGATGAGGACGAGCTCGACAAGCAGGGCGCGGGCGACCAGGGCCTGATGTTCGGCTACGCCTGCGACGAGACCCCGGAGCTCATGCCGCTCCCGATCCACCTCGCGCACCGCCTCTCGCGCCGCCTCTCCGAGGTCCGCAAGAACGGGACCATCCCCTACCTGCGCCCCGACGGCAAGACCCAGGTCACCATCGAGTACGACGGCGACAAGGCCGTCCGTCTCGACACGGTCGTCGTCTCCTCGCAGCACGCGAGCGACATCGACCTGGACTCGCTGCTCGCTCCCGACATCCGCGAGTTCGTGGTCGAGCCCGAGCTGAAGGCCCTCCTCGAGGACGGCATCAAGCTGGAGACCGAGGGCTACCGCCTGCTGGTCAACCCCACCGGCCGCTTCGAGATCGGCGGTCCGATGGGCGACGCGGGCCTCACCGGCCGCAAGATCATCATCGACACGTACGGCGGCATGGCCCGCCACGGCGGCGGCGCCTTCTCCGGCAAGGACCCGTCCAAGGTCGACCGTTCCGCCGCGTACGCGATGCGCTGGGTCGCCAAGAACGTCGTCGCCGCGGGCCTTGCGTCCCGCTGCGAGGTCCAGGTCGCGTACGCGATCGGCAAGGCCGAGCCGGTCGGTCTCTTCGTCGAGACGTTCGGCACGGCCACGATCGACACGGACAAGATCGAGACGGCCATCAGCGAGGTCTTCGACCTCCGCCCGGCCGCGATCATCCGCGACCTCGACCTGCTCCGCCCGATCTACTCGCAGACCGCCGCGTACGGCCACTTCGGCCGTGCGATCCCCGACTTCACGTGGGAGCGCACGGACCGGGTGGAGGCGCTGCGGAAGGCGGCGGGGCTGTAG
- the rpoZ gene encoding DNA-directed RNA polymerase subunit omega → MSSSITAPEGIINPPIDELLEATDSKYSLVIYAAKRARQINAYYSQLGEGLLEYVGPLVDTHVHEKPLSIALREINAGLLTSEAIEGPAQ, encoded by the coding sequence GTGTCCTCTTCCATCACCGCGCCCGAGGGCATCATCAACCCGCCGATTGATGAGCTGCTCGAAGCCACCGACTCGAAGTACAGCCTCGTGATCTACGCCGCCAAGCGCGCGCGCCAGATCAACGCGTACTACTCGCAGCTCGGTGAGGGCCTCCTGGAGTACGTCGGCCCCCTCGTGGACACGCACGTCCACGAGAAGCCGCTCTCGATCGCGCTCCGCGAGATCAACGCGGGCCTGCTGACGTCCGAGGCCATCGAGGGCCCCGCGCAGTAA
- a CDS encoding integration host factor — protein MALPPLTPEQRAAALEKAAAARRERAEVKNRLKHSGASLHEVIKQGQENDVIGKMKVSALLESLPGVGKVRAKQIMERLGISESRRVRGLGSNQIASLEREFGGGAAG, from the coding sequence GTGGCTCTTCCGCCCCTTACCCCTGAACAGCGCGCAGCCGCGCTCGAAAAGGCCGCCGCGGCTCGCCGGGAGCGGGCCGAGGTCAAGAATCGACTCAAGCACTCCGGTGCCTCGCTTCACGAGGTCATCAAGCAGGGCCAGGAGAACGATGTCATCGGCAAGATGAAGGTCTCCGCCCTCCTGGAGTCCCTGCCGGGCGTGGGCAAGGTCCGTGCCAAGCAGATCATGGAGCGTCTTGGCATCTCCGAGAGCCGCCGTGTGCGCGGTCTCGGCTCCAACCAGATCGCGTCGCTCGAGCGAGAGTTCGGTGGGGGTGCCGCCGGCTGA
- the fmt gene encoding methionyl-tRNA formyltransferase: MKLVFAGTPEVAVPALDALIASDRHEVAAVVTRPDAPAGRGRRLVASPVAERAEEAGIEVLKPAKPRDEDFLARLREIGPDCCPVVAYGALLPKAALDIPARGWVNLHFSLLPAWRGAAPVQHAVMAGDEITGASTFLIEQGLDSGPVYGTVTEAVRPTDTSGDLLTRLAFAGSGLLVATMDGIEDGSLKAVSQPADGVTLAPKITVEDAEVDWAAPAMRVDRVVRGCTPAPGAWTVFRGERLKIIQAAPIQDRTDLAPGEISAAKNNVYVGSGSHAVELLWVQPQGKKPMRGADWARGVRIAPGERMGRGDVG; this comes from the coding sequence GTGAAGCTAGTCTTCGCCGGCACTCCCGAGGTCGCCGTCCCCGCACTGGACGCCCTGATCGCCTCCGACCGGCACGAGGTGGCCGCCGTGGTGACCCGCCCGGACGCGCCCGCGGGGCGGGGCCGCAGGCTGGTCGCGAGCCCGGTCGCGGAGCGCGCCGAGGAGGCCGGCATCGAGGTGCTGAAGCCCGCGAAGCCGCGCGACGAGGACTTCCTGGCGCGGCTGCGCGAGATCGGCCCGGACTGCTGCCCCGTCGTCGCGTACGGCGCGCTGCTGCCGAAGGCCGCCCTGGACATCCCGGCCCGCGGCTGGGTCAACCTGCACTTCTCGCTGCTGCCCGCGTGGCGCGGTGCCGCGCCGGTGCAGCACGCGGTGATGGCGGGCGACGAGATCACCGGAGCCTCGACGTTCCTGATCGAGCAGGGTCTCGACTCCGGGCCGGTGTACGGGACGGTCACCGAGGCGGTGCGGCCCACCGACACCAGCGGCGACCTGCTCACGCGCCTCGCCTTCGCGGGCTCCGGACTGCTTGTCGCGACGATGGACGGCATCGAGGACGGCAGCCTCAAGGCGGTGTCGCAGCCCGCCGACGGCGTCACCCTCGCCCCGAAGATCACCGTCGAGGACGCCGAGGTGGACTGGGCGGCGCCCGCGATGCGGGTGGACCGCGTCGTGCGCGGCTGCACCCCCGCGCCCGGCGCCTGGACGGTCTTCCGCGGCGAGCGGCTGAAGATCATCCAGGCAGCGCCAATCCAGGACCGCACCGACCTCGCGCCCGGTGAGATCTCCGCCGCCAAGAACAACGTGTACGTCGGTTCCGGCTCGCACGCCGTCGAGCTGCTCTGGGTCCAGCCGCAGGGCAAGAAGCCGATGCGTGGCGCGGACTGGGCGCGCGGGGTCCGGATCGCCCCGGGTGAGCGGATGGGGCGCGGCGACGTAGGCTGA
- a CDS encoding primosomal protein N' yields the protein MSRENAGGEGGGAEEPEQLALIRESVRRAKVPRAKPRTWRGAALAKELPVARVLVDKGVLHLDRYFDYAVPEELDAEAQPGVRVRVRFGAGSRNVREGRREGGGLIDGFIVKRCAETDYNGPLAALAQVVSPEPVLDSGLLELARAVADRYAGSLADVLQLAVPPRHARAEAKAAPEPPAPPTAPEPGSWGRYGHGVDFLRSLASGGAPRAVWTALPGPQWAEEIARAVQATLASGRGALVVVPTGRPAARVDAALSELLGPGQHALLTADAGQERRYQEWLAVRRGTVRAVVGTRAAMFAPVRDLGLVVVWDDGDSNHSDDRAPFPHVREVLELRATRDKCAFLLGSWSCTVEAAQLVESGWAAPLVADREQVRGAAPLVRTVGDLDLARDEAARAARLPTLAWQVAREGLKHGPVLVQVPRRGYVPRLACERCREPARCRRCAGPLEAQESGSALRCGWCGVEEAAWHCESCGGFRLRAQVVGARRTAEELGRAFPAVPVRTSGREQVLDTVPGAPALVVSTPGAEPVAEGGYAAALLLDGWAMLGRPDLRAGEDALRRWVGAASLVRPQGAGGTVVVVAEPTLRPVQALVRWDPVGHAVRELAERAELGFPPVSRMASVSGPPEALAEFLAGAELPADAAVLGPVPVRGGAAGGPAGAGPGGSRRGAGAPPGSEPWERVLIRVPPGSGAALAASLKTAQAARMARGAKGAREAGGEPVRVRVDPLDIG from the coding sequence GTGAGCAGGGAGAATGCAGGGGGCGAGGGTGGGGGAGCCGAGGAGCCGGAGCAGCTTGCGCTGATCCGGGAGTCGGTGCGCAGGGCCAAGGTGCCGCGCGCCAAGCCCCGGACCTGGCGGGGGGCCGCGCTGGCCAAGGAGCTGCCGGTCGCGCGGGTGCTCGTGGACAAGGGTGTGCTGCACCTCGACCGCTATTTCGACTACGCCGTGCCGGAGGAGCTGGACGCCGAGGCGCAGCCCGGGGTGCGGGTCCGGGTGCGGTTCGGGGCCGGGTCGCGGAACGTGCGGGAGGGGCGGCGCGAGGGCGGCGGGCTGATCGACGGGTTCATCGTCAAGCGGTGCGCGGAGACCGACTACAACGGGCCCCTGGCGGCGCTCGCGCAGGTCGTGTCGCCGGAGCCGGTGCTCGACTCGGGGCTGCTCGAACTCGCGCGGGCCGTGGCCGATCGCTACGCGGGCAGCCTCGCCGACGTGTTGCAGCTCGCCGTGCCGCCCCGGCACGCGCGCGCCGAGGCCAAGGCGGCTCCCGAGCCGCCCGCCCCGCCGACCGCGCCCGAACCGGGGAGTTGGGGGAGGTACGGGCACGGGGTTGATTTCTTGCGCTCCCTGGCCTCCGGGGGCGCGCCCCGCGCCGTGTGGACGGCGTTGCCGGGGCCCCAGTGGGCCGAGGAGATCGCCCGCGCCGTGCAGGCCACGCTCGCCTCAGGGCGGGGCGCGCTCGTCGTCGTGCCGACCGGGCGGCCCGCCGCGCGTGTGGACGCGGCGCTGAGCGAGCTGCTCGGTCCGGGACAGCACGCGTTGCTCACCGCCGACGCCGGGCAGGAACGGCGCTATCAGGAGTGGCTCGCCGTGCGGCGCGGGACGGTCCGGGCCGTCGTCGGCACGCGGGCCGCCATGTTCGCGCCCGTACGGGACCTGGGCCTCGTCGTCGTCTGGGACGACGGGGACTCCAACCACAGTGACGACCGGGCCCCCTTCCCGCATGTGCGCGAAGTGCTCGAACTGCGGGCGACGCGCGACAAGTGCGCTTTCCTGCTGGGGAGTTGGAGCTGCACGGTCGAGGCGGCGCAGCTCGTCGAGAGCGGGTGGGCCGCGCCGCTCGTCGCCGACCGCGAGCAGGTGCGGGGCGCCGCGCCGCTCGTGCGGACCGTGGGCGACCTGGACCTCGCGCGGGACGAGGCGGCACGGGCCGCGCGGCTGCCGACGCTGGCGTGGCAGGTCGCCCGTGAGGGGCTGAAGCACGGTCCCGTGTTGGTGCAGGTGCCCCGGCGTGGCTATGTGCCGCGGCTCGCCTGTGAGCGGTGTCGTGAGCCGGCCCGGTGCAGACGGTGCGCGGGGCCGCTGGAGGCGCAGGAGAGCGGGTCCGCGCTGCGGTGCGGCTGGTGCGGGGTGGAGGAGGCTGCCTGGCACTGCGAGTCCTGCGGCGGGTTCCGGCTGCGGGCGCAGGTCGTCGGGGCACGCAGGACCGCGGAGGAGCTGGGCCGGGCGTTCCCCGCGGTGCCGGTGCGGACGTCGGGCCGTGAGCAGGTGCTCGACACGGTGCCGGGGGCGCCGGCGCTGGTGGTCAGCACACCGGGTGCGGAGCCCGTGGCCGAGGGCGGTTACGCGGCCGCCCTGCTGCTCGACGGCTGGGCCATGCTGGGCCGCCCCGACCTGCGGGCCGGCGAGGACGCGCTGCGGCGCTGGGTCGGCGCCGCGTCACTGGTCCGGCCGCAGGGCGCGGGCGGCACGGTGGTCGTCGTGGCCGAGCCGACCCTGCGGCCGGTGCAGGCGCTGGTGCGGTGGGATCCGGTGGGCCACGCGGTGCGTGAACTCGCGGAACGCGCCGAGCTGGGCTTCCCGCCGGTGTCGCGCATGGCGTCGGTGTCCGGCCCGCCGGAGGCGCTCGCCGAGTTCCTGGCGGGTGCCGAACTGCCCGCGGACGCGGCGGTGTTGGGGCCGGTTCCAGTGCGGGGCGGGGCAGCTGGGGGGCCCGCGGGGGCCGGTCCCGGGGGGTCGCGGCGCGGTGCCGGGGCGCCGCCCGGGTCCGAGCCGTGGGAGCGCGTGTTGATCCGGGTGCCGCCCGGCAGCGGCGCCGCACTCGCCGCCTCGCTGAAGACGGCGCAGGCCGCGCGGATGGCGCGGGGGGCGAAGGGTGCCAGGGAGGCCGGGGGAGAGCCCGTGCGGGTGCGGGTGGATCCGTTGGACATCGGGTGA
- the pyrF gene encoding orotidine-5'-phosphate decarboxylase, with protein sequence MSPLEPFGTRLRHAMDERGPLCVGIDPHASLLTAWGLNDDIAGLERFTRTVVEALAGTVAVFKPQSAFFERFGSRGIAVLEKAVEELRAAGALTVMDAKRGDIGSTMAAYAETFLHKDSPLFSDALTVSPYLGYGSLKPAVDLARENGAGLFVLALTSNPEGAEVQHAVREDGRTVGATVLGHLAAENAGAEPLGSFGAVVGATLGDLSSYDLAINGPLLAPGIGAQGATPADLPSVFGAAVRNVVPNVSRGVLRHGPDVTALRDSATRFADEIRAAVEPR encoded by the coding sequence ATGAGCCCCCTGGAGCCCTTCGGCACGCGCCTGCGCCACGCCATGGACGAGCGCGGCCCCCTGTGCGTCGGCATCGACCCGCACGCCTCGCTCCTGACCGCGTGGGGACTGAACGACGACATCGCGGGTCTGGAGCGGTTCACGCGCACCGTCGTGGAGGCGCTCGCCGGGACCGTCGCGGTGTTCAAGCCGCAGAGCGCGTTCTTCGAGCGCTTCGGGTCGCGCGGCATCGCCGTCCTGGAGAAGGCCGTCGAGGAGCTGCGGGCGGCCGGCGCGCTGACCGTCATGGACGCCAAGCGCGGCGACATCGGCTCGACCATGGCCGCGTACGCCGAGACCTTCCTGCACAAGGACTCGCCGCTGTTCAGCGACGCGCTCACCGTCTCGCCCTACCTCGGCTACGGCTCCCTGAAGCCGGCCGTCGACCTCGCGCGCGAGAACGGCGCCGGGCTCTTCGTGCTCGCCCTCACCTCCAACCCCGAGGGCGCCGAGGTGCAGCACGCGGTGCGCGAGGACGGCCGCACGGTCGGCGCCACCGTCCTCGGGCACCTCGCCGCCGAGAACGCGGGCGCGGAGCCCCTCGGGTCCTTCGGCGCGGTCGTCGGCGCCACGCTCGGGGACCTGTCCTCGTACGACCTGGCGATCAACGGCCCGCTGCTCGCCCCCGGCATCGGCGCCCAGGGCGCGACCCCGGCCGATCTTCCCTCGGTGTTCGGCGCGGCGGTGCGCAACGTCGTCCCGAACGTCAGCCGGGGAGTGCTGCGGCACGGACCCGACGTCACGGCGCTGCGGGACTCCGCGACGCGCTTCGCGGACGAGATCAGGGCGGCTGTCGAGCCGCGCTGA
- a CDS encoding quinone-dependent dihydroorotate dehydrogenase has translation MYKLFFNLVFKRMDPERAHYTAFRWIRLAARVPVLRTFVAAVLAPRYKELRTEALGLRMHGPFGLAAGFDKNAVAIDGMSMLGFDHIEIGTVTGEPQPGNPKKRLFRLVADRALINRMGFNNEGSAAVAERLATRTPVFKTIVGVNIGKTKVVPEEEAAADYVKSTERLARHADYLVVNVSSPNTPGLRNLQATESLRPLLTAVREAADRSVEGRRVPLLVKIAPDLADEDIDAVADLAVELGLDGIIATNTTIARESLGLASAPALYEETGGLSGAPLKERSLEVLRRLYARVGDRITLVGVGGIENAEDAWQRILAGATLVQGYSAFIYEGPFWGRAIHKGLAARLRTSPYATLADAVGADVRKPEVTA, from the coding sequence ATGTACAAACTCTTCTTCAACCTCGTCTTCAAGCGCATGGACCCGGAGAGGGCCCACTACACGGCCTTCCGCTGGATCCGCCTCGCCGCCCGCGTCCCCGTGCTGCGCACCTTCGTCGCGGCCGTCCTCGCGCCCCGGTACAAGGAACTGCGCACCGAGGCCCTCGGGCTCCGGATGCACGGCCCCTTCGGGCTCGCCGCCGGCTTCGACAAGAACGCCGTCGCGATCGACGGCATGTCGATGCTCGGCTTCGACCACATCGAGATCGGCACCGTCACCGGCGAGCCGCAGCCCGGCAACCCCAAGAAGCGCCTCTTCCGCCTCGTCGCGGACCGCGCGCTGATCAACCGCATGGGCTTCAACAACGAGGGCTCCGCGGCCGTCGCGGAGCGCCTGGCGACCCGTACGCCCGTCTTCAAGACCATCGTCGGCGTGAACATCGGCAAGACCAAGGTCGTCCCCGAGGAGGAGGCGGCCGCCGACTACGTGAAGTCGACCGAGCGGCTCGCCCGCCACGCCGACTACCTCGTCGTCAACGTCTCCTCGCCCAACACCCCGGGCCTGCGCAACCTCCAGGCCACCGAGTCGCTGCGGCCCCTCCTGACCGCCGTGCGCGAGGCCGCCGACCGCAGTGTCGAGGGCCGCCGCGTCCCGCTGCTCGTCAAGATCGCGCCGGACCTGGCCGACGAGGACATCGACGCGGTCGCCGACCTCGCCGTCGAGCTCGGCCTGGACGGCATCATCGCCACGAACACCACCATCGCCCGCGAAAGCCTGGGCCTCGCCTCCGCACCCGCCCTCTACGAAGAGACCGGCGGGTTGTCGGGCGCACCCCTGAAGGAGCGCTCCCTGGAGGTCCTCAGGCGCCTCTACGCGCGCGTGGGGGACCGGATCACCCTCGTGGGCGTCGGCGGCATCGAGAACGCCGAGGACGCCTGGCAGCGCATCCTCGCGGGCGCCACCCTCGTCCAGGGCTACAGCGCCTTCATCTACGAAGGGCCCTTCTGGGGCCGCGCCATCCACAAGGGCCTCGCCGCACGCCTGCGCACGAGCCCGTACGCCACCCTCGCCGACGCGGTCGGCGCCGATGTGAGGAAGCCCGAGGTCACCGCATGA
- the coaBC gene encoding bifunctional phosphopantothenoylcysteine decarboxylase/phosphopantothenate--cysteine ligase CoaBC codes for MEQYASECGETEAVAEKPKVVLGVSGGIAAYKACELLRRLTESGHDVRVVPTASALHFVGAATWSALSGNPVSTEVWSDVHEVPHVRIGQHADLVIVAPATADMLAKAAHGLADDLLTNTLLTARCPVVFAPAMHTEMWEHPATQENVATLRRRGALVVEPAVGRLTGVDTGKGRFPDPVELFEVVRRVLSRGDLAQDLAGRHVVVSAGGTREPLDPVRFLGNRSSGKQGYALARSAAARGARVTLVAANASLPDPAGVDVVPVGTAVQLREAVVKAAADADAVVMAAAVADFRPETYATGKIKKKDGQEPAPIALVRNPDVLAEIAGERPRPGQVIVGFAAETDDVLANGRAKLARKGCDLLVVNEVGERKTFGSEENEAVVLGADGSETPVPYGPKEALADTVWDLVAQRLV; via the coding sequence ATGGAGCAGTACGCATCCGAGTGCGGGGAGACAGAGGCAGTGGCCGAGAAGCCGAAGGTAGTCCTGGGGGTCAGCGGCGGGATCGCCGCCTACAAGGCGTGCGAGCTGCTGCGGCGGCTCACCGAGTCAGGCCATGACGTACGCGTCGTGCCGACCGCGTCGGCGCTGCACTTCGTCGGCGCCGCGACCTGGTCCGCGCTCTCCGGGAACCCCGTCTCCACCGAGGTCTGGTCCGACGTCCACGAGGTGCCGCACGTCCGCATCGGCCAGCACGCCGACCTCGTGATCGTCGCCCCCGCCACCGCCGACATGCTCGCCAAGGCGGCCCACGGACTCGCCGACGACCTGCTCACCAACACCCTCCTGACGGCGCGCTGTCCGGTGGTCTTCGCCCCCGCCATGCACACCGAGATGTGGGAGCACCCCGCCACCCAGGAGAACGTGGCCACCCTGCGCCGCCGCGGCGCCCTCGTCGTCGAGCCCGCCGTCGGCCGCCTCACCGGCGTCGACACCGGCAAGGGCCGTTTCCCGGACCCCGTCGAGCTCTTCGAGGTCGTACGTCGCGTCCTCTCGCGAGGAGACCTGGCCCAGGACCTCGCGGGCCGCCACGTCGTCGTCAGCGCCGGCGGCACCCGCGAACCCCTCGACCCGGTCCGCTTCCTCGGCAACCGCTCCTCCGGCAAGCAGGGCTACGCGCTCGCCCGCAGCGCCGCCGCGCGCGGCGCCCGCGTCACGCTCGTCGCGGCCAACGCGTCGCTGCCCGACCCGGCCGGCGTGGACGTCGTGCCGGTCGGCACCGCCGTGCAGCTGCGCGAGGCCGTCGTGAAGGCCGCGGCCGACGCCGACGCGGTGGTCATGGCCGCCGCAGTGGCCGACTTCCGCCCCGAGACGTACGCCACAGGGAAGATCAAGAAGAAGGACGGCCAGGAGCCCGCGCCGATCGCGCTGGTCCGCAACCCCGACGTCCTCGCCGAGATCGCGGGGGAGCGGCCCCGCCCTGGCCAGGTGATCGTCGGATTCGCCGCCGAGACCGACGACGTGCTGGCCAACGGCCGCGCCAAGCTCGCCCGCAAGGGGTGCGACCTGCTGGTCGTCAACGAGGTCGGCGAGCGCAAGACGTTCGGCTCCGAGGAGAACGAAGCGGTCGTGCTCGGCGCGGACGGCAGCGAGACGCCGGTGCCGTACGGCCCCAAGGAGGCCCTCGCGGACACGGTCTGGGACCTGGTCGCACAGCGCCTCGTCTGA
- the gmk gene encoding guanylate kinase produces the protein MAATSRGTTPVPPDVRPRLTVLSGPSGVGKSTVVAHMRKEHPEVWLSVSATTRKPRPGEKHGVQYFFVSDDEMDKLIANGELLEWAEFAGNRYGTPRRAVLDRLEAGEPVLLEIDLQGARLVRESMPEAQLVFLAPPSWDELVRRLTGRGTEAPEVIERRLAAAKVELAAEAEFDTTLVNTSVEDVARELLALMKVL, from the coding sequence ATGGCTGCAACATCCCGGGGGACGACCCCCGTGCCCCCGGACGTACGTCCGCGGCTGACCGTGCTCTCCGGCCCCTCCGGGGTCGGCAAGAGCACGGTCGTCGCTCATATGCGCAAAGAACACCCCGAGGTCTGGCTCTCGGTCTCGGCCACCACCCGCAAGCCGCGGCCCGGTGAGAAGCACGGTGTCCAGTACTTCTTCGTCTCCGACGACGAGATGGACAAGCTCATCGCCAACGGCGAGCTCCTGGAGTGGGCCGAGTTCGCGGGCAATCGCTACGGAACCCCCCGTCGCGCGGTCCTCGACCGCCTGGAGGCGGGCGAGCCCGTCCTCCTGGAGATCGACCTTCAGGGCGCCCGCCTGGTGCGCGAGTCGATGCCCGAGGCACAGCTCGTCTTCCTCGCCCCGCCGAGCTGGGACGAGCTGGTCCGCCGGCTCACCGGCCGCGGCACCGAGGCGCCCGAGGTCATCGAGCGCAGGCTCGCCGCAGCCAAGGTGGAGCTCGCCGCCGAAGCCGAGTTCGATACGACGCTCGTCAACACCTCCGTCGAGGACGTGGCCCGTGAGCTGCTAGCCTTGATGAAGGTTCTTTGA